Genomic DNA from Streptomyces sp. AM 2-1-1:
GCCGACCGTGCCGACACCTTCCAGCCAGCTCTCGTCGATCTCGGAGGCGAAGTCCACCAGGTGGGCGGCGGGGGCTCCGGCGTCGAGGGCGACCTCGACCATGCGGATCGAGTTGGAGGAGTTCTTGGAGCCGACGACGATGACCAGATCGGCGTCCTCGGCCAGCTTCTTCACGGCGACCTGGCGGTTCTGCGTGGCGTAGCAGATGTCGTCGCTCGGCGGGGAGAGCAGGTTGGGGAACTTGCTCTTCAGGGCGTCGACCGTCTCCATGGTCTCGTCGACCGAGAGGGTGGTCTGGGAGAGCCAGACGACCTTCGACTCGTCGCGGACGGAGACGTTGGCGACGTCCTCGGGGCCGTCGACCAGGGTGATGTGGTCGGGGGCCTCGCCGCTGGTGCCGATGACCTCCTCGTGGCCCTCGTGGCCGATCAGGAGGATGTCGTAGTCCTCCTTGGCGAAGCGGACGGCTTCCTTGTGGACCTTGGTGACGAGCGGGCAGGTGGCGTCGATCGTGGCGAGCCGGCGTTCGGCGGCCTCCGCGTGCACGGTCGGGGCGACGCCGTGCGCGGAGAACATCACGATGGAGCCCTCGGGGACCTCCGCGGTGGTCTCCACGAAGATCGCCCCCTTCCTCTCCAGGGTCTGCACGACGTACTTGTTGTGCACGATCTCGTGGCGTACGTACACCGGGGCGCCGTACTGCTCCAGGGCCTTCTCGACGGCGATCACGGCGCGGTCCACGCCCGCGCAGTAGCCACGGGGCGCGGCGAGCAGGACACGGCGGGCAGGGGTAGCGGTCATGCGTCCCATCGTAAGGCCGCGCCGAAGAGGCGCGGGAGCGGCCGGGTCGGGAGACTGGGCCGTGATCACCGGGGCCGTGGTCCCGGGGCAGCAGCGGACACCTTGGAGGGCCGATGCCGGGAAGCAGTACGGAACACGGGTTGCGCCGCACGCTCGGGTTCAGGGACCTGGTGGTCTACGGGCTGCTCTTCATCGCCCCGATGGCCCCGGTCGGGGTGTTCGGCACGCTGGACGCGAAGTCCGGCGGCGCGGTCGCACTCGTGTACGTCGTGGCGACGGTGGTGATGGCGTTCACGGCGTTCAGCTACGCGCAGATGGTGCGGGTGGCCCCGAAGGCCGGCTCGGTGTTCACGTACGCGCGCAAGGGGCTCGGTGAGGTGCCCGGGTTCATCGCGGGGTGGATGGCGATGCTCGACTACCTGCTGATCCCGGCCGTCGCGTACCTCTTCTCCGGCATCGCGATGAACGCGCTGGTCCCGGAGGTGTCGCGGTGGGTGTGGACGGCGATCGCGGTGGTGGTGACCACGGCGCTCAACCTGTGGGGGGTGCGGGCGGCGGCCCGGGTCGGCTTCGCGGTGCTGGCGCTGGAGATCGCGGTGCTGCTGGTGTTCGTGGTGTCGGCGGTGGTGGTGCTGGTCCGCGACGGCGCGCAGCGCGGCTGGCTGACACCGCTGACCGGGGACTCCGGCTTCTCGACGACCGCGGTGATCGGGGCGGTGTCGGTGGCGGTCCTCTCCTATCTGGGCTTCGACGCCATCGCCTCGTTCGCGGAGGAGGTGACGGGCGGGTCGGCGAAGGTCGCCCGGGCGGTGCTCTTCTGCCTGGTGATGGCGGGGGCGCTCTTCGTGGTGCAGTCCTACCTGGCGGCGCTGCTGGAGCCGGTCTCCTCGGCGGAGCTGGCGGCCGACCCGGCGGCGCAGGGGTCGGCGTTCTACGACGCGGTGGACGCGTCGGTCGGCACCTGGCTGCACGACCTGGTCGCGGCGAGCAAGGCGGTCGGGGCGGCGTTCGCGGCGCTGGCGGGCCAGGCGGCGGCGGGCCGGCTGGTCTTCGCGATGGCGCGGGAGCGGCGGCTGCCCTCTTTCCTGGCACGGATCGACGCGAAGTCGGGGGTGCCGAGGGCGGCCCTGCTGTGCGCGGCGGTCATCACGCTGGTGGCGGCGGTGTGGGCGGCGCGGCGCGACGACGGGCTCGACCATCTGGTGTCCGTGGTGAACATCGGCGCGCTGACCGCGTTCGTGCTGCTGCACGCGTCGGTGGTGGGCTGGTTCGTGGTCCGTCGGATGGAGGGCGCGCCGAGCTGGTGGCGCCATCTGGTGGTCCCGGTGCTGGGTACGGCGGCGCTGGTCGCGGTGATCGTGGAGGCGACGGCGAGCGCGCAGGTGGTGGGTGTCTGCTGGCTCGCCGTGGGACTCCTGGTGGTGGCGGTGCAGGGCGGCCGGCGTGGCGGGAGCGGTGGGGCCGACGACGACGGGGCCGGTACGGGGCCCGGGCCGGTCCGGTCCGGTGCGTGACGGGCCCGCTGTCCGCGGCGGCCGTTACGCTCGCCCGTATGGCTCTGAACACGTCCGCGGAAGCCCCGCTGCCCGTCGGTGAGGTGTCCCGGCTCATCGGCGGCTGGATCGACCGGCTCGGCGCGATCTGGGTCGAGGGGCAGATCACCCAGCTCTCCCGGCGTCCGGGTGCGGGCGTCGTCTTCCTCACGCTGCGCGACCCGGCGCACGACGTCTCGGTGAGCGTGACCTGCTTCCGGCAGGTCTTCGACCGGATCGCGGACGTGGTGACCGAGGGCGCGCGGGTCGTGGTCCTGGCGAAGCCGGAGTGGTACGCGCCGCGCGGGCAGCTCTCGCTCCGGGCGACGGAGATACGCCCGGTCGGCATCGGGGAGCTGCTGGTGCGGCTGGAGCAGCTGAAGAAGTCGCTCGCCCGGGAAGGCCTGTTCGCGCTGGACCGGAAGAAGCCGCTGCCCTTCCTGCCGCAGCTCGTCGGGCTGGTGTCGGGGCGGGCGTCGGCGGCCGAGCGCGATGTCCTGGAGAACGCCCGCCGCCGCTGGCCGGCCGTGCGGTTCGAGGTGCGCAACACCGCCGTGCAGGGTGTCCACGCGGTCAGCCAGGTGGTCCGGGCGGTCGAGGAGCTGGACGCGATGCCCGAGGTCGACGTGATCGTCGTCGCGCGGGGCGGCGGCAGCGTGGAGGATCTGCTGCCGTTCTCGGACGAGGCGCTGATCCGTGCCGTCGCCGCGTGCCGCACGCCGGTGGTCTCCGCGATCGGGCACGAGCCGGACTCCCCGCTGCTGGACCTGGTCGCGGACGTGCGCGCGTCCACGCCCACGGACGCGGCGAAGAAGGTCGTGCCCGACGTGGGCGAGGAGCTGGACCGGGTCCAGCAGTTGCGGGACCGGGCGCTGCGGACCGTGAGCGGCCTGCTGGAGCGGGAGGAGCGGGGGCTCGCGCACGCGCTCGGGCGGCCGTCGATGGAACGTCCGCACCGGCTGGTGGACGAGCGGGCCGCCGAGGTGGAGGCGCTGACGGGGCGGAGCCGCCG
This window encodes:
- a CDS encoding 4-hydroxy-3-methylbut-2-enyl diphosphate reductase, which produces MGRMTATPARRVLLAAPRGYCAGVDRAVIAVEKALEQYGAPVYVRHEIVHNKYVVQTLERKGAIFVETTAEVPEGSIVMFSAHGVAPTVHAEAAERRLATIDATCPLVTKVHKEAVRFAKEDYDILLIGHEGHEEVIGTSGEAPDHITLVDGPEDVANVSVRDESKVVWLSQTTLSVDETMETVDALKSKFPNLLSPPSDDICYATQNRQVAVKKLAEDADLVIVVGSKNSSNSIRMVEVALDAGAPAAHLVDFASEIDESWLEGVGTVGLTSGASVPDVLVDGVLEWLAERGYADVETVRTAEESITFSLPKELRRDLRAEAAALARQ
- a CDS encoding APC family permease, translating into MPGSSTEHGLRRTLGFRDLVVYGLLFIAPMAPVGVFGTLDAKSGGAVALVYVVATVVMAFTAFSYAQMVRVAPKAGSVFTYARKGLGEVPGFIAGWMAMLDYLLIPAVAYLFSGIAMNALVPEVSRWVWTAIAVVVTTALNLWGVRAAARVGFAVLALEIAVLLVFVVSAVVVLVRDGAQRGWLTPLTGDSGFSTTAVIGAVSVAVLSYLGFDAIASFAEEVTGGSAKVARAVLFCLVMAGALFVVQSYLAALLEPVSSAELAADPAAQGSAFYDAVDASVGTWLHDLVAASKAVGAAFAALAGQAAAGRLVFAMARERRLPSFLARIDAKSGVPRAALLCAAVITLVAAVWAARRDDGLDHLVSVVNIGALTAFVLLHASVVGWFVVRRMEGAPSWWRHLVVPVLGTAALVAVIVEATASAQVVGVCWLAVGLLVVAVQGGRRGGSGGADDDGAGTGPGPVRSGA
- the xseA gene encoding exodeoxyribonuclease VII large subunit; translated protein: MALNTSAEAPLPVGEVSRLIGGWIDRLGAIWVEGQITQLSRRPGAGVVFLTLRDPAHDVSVSVTCFRQVFDRIADVVTEGARVVVLAKPEWYAPRGQLSLRATEIRPVGIGELLVRLEQLKKSLAREGLFALDRKKPLPFLPQLVGLVSGRASAAERDVLENARRRWPAVRFEVRNTAVQGVHAVSQVVRAVEELDAMPEVDVIVVARGGGSVEDLLPFSDEALIRAVAACRTPVVSAIGHEPDSPLLDLVADVRASTPTDAAKKVVPDVGEELDRVQQLRDRALRTVSGLLEREERGLAHALGRPSMERPHRLVDERAAEVEALTGRSRRVLGHLLDRADSEIAHTLARVVSLSPAATLERGYAVLQRADGQVVRSPEEAGAPGELLRARVSEGDFSVRVEG